The Geomonas ferrireducens DNA segment TCCCGAACACGGAAGTTAAGCCTCTCAGGGCCGATGGTACTGCACTGGTAACGGTGTGGGAGAGTAGGTCGCCGCAGGGAATTTAATAGAGAAGCCCCACCGGATTACCGGTGGGGCTTTTCGCTTTTCCGCATCCTGCCAACCTGTCATGGCGCATCTCGGTACTGCTTCTTAAACCTTCGCGAAGGCCACCTTGGCGACGTCCTTATACTCTTTGGCGAAGTGAACCTCCAGCCCCTCTTTCAGGTAATCCGGTAATTCATCAAAGTCTTTTTTGTTCGCTTCGGGGAAGATCAGCACTTTCAGTCCGGCACGGCGCGCTGCGATGGTCTTTTCCTTCACTCCGCCGATAGGTAGAACCCGCCCCGTCAAAGTCAATTCTCCGGTCATCCCCAGTTTTTTCCGTACCGGCTTTCCTTTTATCATCGAAATGAGCGCCGTTGCCATGGTGACACCAGCCGATGGGCCGTCTTTTGGGGTCGCGCCGGCCGGGACATGAAGGTGCACGAAGTGCTTGTCGAAGTAGTCCGCCGGTGCCCCGTAAATCTTCAAATGGGCCATAACAAAAGAATAGGCAATCTCAGAGCTCTCTATCATCACGTTACCCAGTTGCCCAGTCTGTCTGAACCCCTTGCCCTTGCTTGCCATGGCGGTGGCTTCGATGGGAAGTGTAGCTCCACCCATGCTGGTCCAGGCTAAGCCGGTCACCACCCCTGGTACTCCTTCGAAGATCTCCTCAGTAGTGAATACCGGCTGCCCAAGATAGTCATGCAGGTCCTTCTTTGTGACCACTATGGCTTCGGTCCGTCCGGAGGCGAATTCCATTGCCGCCTTGCGCATCAGTTTCTTGATGCGGTTTTCAAGGGTCCTGACTCCGGCTTCCCTTGCCCATCCGTCGACAATAGCGGCCAGGGCATCCTTCCTGATGGTAACCTGTCCGGGTTTTAGACCGTGGTTCTTCATCGCCTTGGGTATCAGGTAGCGCCTCGCGATCTCCATTTTCTCCTCAAGGACATAGCCGGAAAGACGGATCACCTCCATCCTGTCGAGTAACGGCGCGGGAATCGTGTCCAACTGGTTAGCCGTGGCAATAAACAGGACATTGGAAAGATCGAACGGCACGTCGAGATAATGGTCGCGGAAAGACCCGTTCTGTTCGGGGTCCAGCACCTCGAGAAGCGCCGAGGCTGGATCGCCCTGGAACGAAGCACCGATCTTGTCGATCTCGTCGAGCATGAGAACTGGGTTCGCGGTTCCCGCGCTTTTCATTGCCTGCAGGAATTTCCCAGGCATCGCCCCGATGTAGGTTCGGCGATGCCCCTTGATCTCTGCCTCGTCCCGCATGCCGCCCAGTGAGAAACGGAAAAACGAACGGCCGAGGGCGTCCGCAATGCTCTTTCCTATCGAAGTCTTGCCGACGCCTGGGGGACCGACCAGGCAGAGGATGGATCCGGAGATATCACCCTTCATCTTGCCGACCGCGATGAACTCGGTGATGCGCTCCTTCACGTCATTCAGCCCATGATGGTCTCGATCCAGCACCTTGCGCGCCTTCTCGACGTTGTACGAGTCCTTGCTGTATTTGCCCCACGGGAGAATGGTGAGCCAGTCCAGGTAATTCCGGGTGACGTGGTACTCCGGCGAGGACGGCTCCAGCAACCTGAATTTGTCGAGCTCATCGGCGACTGCACGCTGCGCCTCGTCGTTCAGTTTCAACTCCTTCAGGCGCTGCTCGAACTTCTCGATCTCTGAGGTCTTTCCTTCTTTCTCCAGACCCAGTTCCTTTTTGATCGCCTTCAACTGTTCCCGCAGGAAGAACTCGCGCTGCTGACGACTGATCTTCTCTTCGATCTGTTTGGTGATCTTCGTCTGCAGCCTCGAGACCTCGAGCTCCTTCTTGAGCAGGGTGAGGACCATGTCGAGCCTTTTCCGCACGTCGAAAGATTCAAGGACCTGTTGCAACTCCTGCCCGTCGGCGGAAGTGAGGCTCGCGGCGAAGTCGGCCAGCTTGCTCGGGTCCTCGAGGCTCGAGCGCCCGAGGAACATCTTGATCTCCTCGGAGTAGAGCGGGTTGATTTGGACCAGCTCTTTCAGTGCGCCCACCACCGCCATGGAATATGCCTTCAGTTCAGGGTTGCCGGAAAGCTCGGTGCCGTACTGGTAATTGACCGTGGCATAGGATGCCCCATCGCTTTGGTGCAGCTCGACGATCCTGAAGCGCTCCAGGGTGTTGAGCAAGAACTGCGCGTTGTCGTCCCCCAGGTGGATCATCTTGACGATCTTCCCTACGACCCCGACGGCATGGAGGTTGTCGGGACCGTCCGGCTTCTCCGGGTCCTTGACGAGCACGAGCCCGATCGCCTGGGCCTGGGATTCCATAGCGTGTTTGACCGCGCGTATCTGGTTCGGATCATCGAGCGCCATGGGAATCAGCATGTTCGGAAACGCAGGGCGCGGCCGTATCGGTATGATGGGGACACCAAGCGGCAGGACCTCGGAAGCCAGAACAAGACTGCCTGGCTGCGAAGGCTTGCCGTTTATTTCAGCTTCTACAACTTCGATATCCTTTTCGCTCATGATGAGACTCCTGGCGTGGTTTTAATAAAACGTAAGCACGGAACCCGACGGTGTCAACCTCACCGACAGCAGACGATCCATGCGAAGGCGCGAAACATCAGCCTGTAGGTTGATATATCCCGGGGATGTTGTAAGACTTAGCAGTGCTCAACCAAATCCCAACACTTTCTCGAAGGGTGCAACGCGCAAAGGAGTCAGTGATGAAAATTTTGATGGTAGTGACCTCGCATGACAAGTTAGGCGACACCGGTGAGCAGACCGGTTTCTGGCTGGAAGAGCTTGCCGCGCCCTATTACGTCTTTCACGATGCAGGGGCATCGGTGACCATCGCCTCTCCCAGAGGAGGAATGCCCCCGGTTGATCCGAAGAGCAATCTGCCCGAAAACGAGACCGAGGCGACGATGCGCTTTAAGGATGACCAGGCGGCGCAGGATGACCTCGCTCATTCCAAAAGGCTGCGCGAGGTGTCGGTGAACGACTTCGATGCGATCTTCTATCCCGGGGGGCACGGGCCACTGTGGGACCTGGCGCTCGATACGGATTCCATCGCACTCATCGAGGCATTTGTTCGGGCCGACAAACCGGTGGGCGCCGTTTGCCACGCCCCGGCGGTGCTGGCAGACGTGAAGGGGACGGATGGGGATTTCCTGGTGAAGGGGAGGCATGTTACCGGCTTTACCAATGCTGAAGAAGAGGCGGTGGGGCTCACCGATGTTGTGCCGTTCCTCCTGGAGGACCGGCTTAAGCAGCGTGGTGCGACCTTCCGGAGCGGGGGAGACTGGGCTCCCCACGTTGAAGTGGACGGTAAGCTCGTGACCGGCCAGAATCCAGCGTCATCCGCACCTGCCGCCGAAGCGCTACTGAAGCTGTTGAAGCCGTAACTTGTATCGGCACCCCGGAGAGCGGAGCCAATCGCGAAAGGAGCTATTATGGAGACCCTGCGAAAGATACGAAAGATATGGAAGAGCGAGCCGACCATCGAGGGGGCGGGCGTGCACCTGAAGCGCGCCTTCGGGTACCACGAGGCGCCGCTTTTGGACCCGTTCCTGCTCTTCGACGACTTTCACTCCAACTACCCGGCGCATTACTTGAAGGGCTTTCCATGGCACCCGCACCGAGGCATCGAGACGATAACCTACGTGCTCCACGGGAAAGTGGAACATGGTGACAGCATGGGAAACAAAGGGGTGATCGATTCAGGCGACCTGCAGTGGATGACTGCGGGCAGCGGCATCATCCATCAGGAAATGCCGCTAGGCGACGACGAGGGGCTCATGTGGGGCTTCCAGCTTTGGGCGAATCTCCCAGCCTCCCACAAGATGATGGCGCCGCGCTACCGCGGCATCGTCGCATCGGAGATCCCCGAGGTCACCATGAACGGCATCAAGGTGAAGGTGATCGCCGGGACGGCGGGGGGCGTGCAGGGACCGGTACGGGACGTGGTGGTTGATCCTGAGTATTTGGACGTGACCATCCCCGAGGGGACCAGCTTCACCCACCCGATAAAGCGCGGTTACACGGCACTTGCCTACGTTATCGACGGTGAAGGTTACTTCGATCACGAGCGCAACGCCTTCGGGCACGAGGTGGTCGGTAACAACTACTTCGACCTCGATCGCCAGTGTGAGTGCGGTCCTGAGAACCTCATCCTTTTCGAGGACGGCGACGTGGTGTCGGTCACCACACAGGGGAAACCGGTGCGCTTTCTTTTGATCTCGGGGAAACCGATCGGGGAGCCGGTGGCGTGGTACGGCCCCATCGTCATGAATACGCAGGAAGAGTTGGAGCAGGCCTTCGAGGAGTACCGCAACGGCACCTTCGTGAAGTAGGCGGGGAGTTCAGGCAGCTTGAAAGAAGAACGGGACGCCGAGGTCGGCGTCCCGTTGCTGTTTGAAGGAGCTAGTTGCTGCCGCTTCCTTCCTGTGCCTTGAGCTTCTCGGTGGGAGTGAGCTCGATCTGCACGCGGCGGTTCAGGGCGCGGTTGGCCTCGGTATCGTTGGCCACGGCAGGGCGGGTGGATCCGTACCCTACGGCAGTCATCTTGGATGCGGGGACACCCTGGGAAATCAGGAAGTCCCGCACACGTCCGGCGCGCCGTTCGCTTAGCGGCTGGTTGACGGCGTCGGAGCCGGTGGAATCGGTGTGCCCCTCGATGACGATGGTGGTCTGGGAATCCTTGAGGGTGGGGGCCGCCTTGCCGAGAGCATCCTTCGCATCCTGTTTCAGGACGTCTTTGCCCACGTCGAAGAGGACTCCCGACGGAAGGGCCACATAGACCTTGTCGCCGTCACGCACCACCTCAGCCTGAGGCATGCTCTTTTTGAGCGCGGCCGCCTGCCGGTCCATGTAATTGCCTACGCCACCGCCTACGACCGCACCGGTCAACCCGCCGATGGCCGCGTTGCGTCCGCGGTGGGATTTGCCGCCGATGAGCGCGCCGGCGCCGGCGCCCAGGACCGCACCGCCCAAAGCTCCCAGACCGGTTCTCTTGTACTCGTAGCTCCCGTCAGGATTGGTGGCACAGCCGGTTACTAACAGGGCGGCTGCTGTCATTCCAACGATCATTCTCGCGATCCAACGTGCTTTCATACTCCATCTCCTTGTTGATTAAAATATGATGGAACCAACCAAACATAGCACTACAGTTGTCTGGAATCAATGTGCCTTTGACTTTACGACTTATTTTCTTTCTCGGCCTCAGTGATGAAACTGTCAATGATCTCATAAGTTTCAACAGGTTTCTCCTCCTGAGGGTTGTGTCCGCATTCCTCGATCACCCGCAGCTTTGCCCCTGGAATGGCAGCGTGAAGGCGACTCCCCTGTGACAGTGGCACGATCTCGTCGTGCCTTCCCCAAAGAAGCAATACCGGTAGGCGCAGGTCCTGGTAACGGGAGGCGATCTCTTCCTGGTTGACCGGCACCAAGCTGCGGCAGGTCGCGACGAGGGCACGCTTGGCGGCTTTGTTGCGGTAGCAGGGGGCGTACCTGGCGATGTGTTCCCGGTCGATGAGGCTGTGGTCGTAGTAGGCCATCTTCAGCCCAACTTTCACCCAAACGTCCGGTGCATACAGGGCAATGAAGAGGGCAGCGGCGTAACGGTTTTTAAAAATGTCCGCCATAAGTGGCAGTCGCTGGAGGTACCCGGGGCCGGCCATGATGATCATGGAGGCCAAAAGATCGCGCTCATCCCGGAGCATCGCTTCTATCGCGGTCAGCAGCACCACTGCTCCGCCCAACGAATGCCCGGCGAGGACGACCTGTGCGAACCCTTCCTTCCTGAGGAAAGCGATGAGGCGGACAGCGTGACCGCGGATGGAGTAGTCCCCTTCTTTCGGCTTCGAGGATTCTCCAGACCCGAGCAGGTCGAGAAGATGGACGCTGTAACGGCTGGCGGGGAAGAGCGAAACGAGATCACTCCATGTCTCGGATCTTGCCGCCAGGCCGTGCACCAGGACGACGTTGGTTGGCCCCGTCCCATAGGTACGGTAGGCGAGAGTCTCGGTTTCCGACAGGCGACAGAATAGAAG contains these protein-coding regions:
- a CDS encoding type 1 glutamine amidotransferase domain-containing protein, with the protein product MKILMVVTSHDKLGDTGEQTGFWLEELAAPYYVFHDAGASVTIASPRGGMPPVDPKSNLPENETEATMRFKDDQAAQDDLAHSKRLREVSVNDFDAIFYPGGHGPLWDLALDTDSIALIEAFVRADKPVGAVCHAPAVLADVKGTDGDFLVKGRHVTGFTNAEEEAVGLTDVVPFLLEDRLKQRGATFRSGGDWAPHVEVDGKLVTGQNPASSAPAAEALLKLLKP
- a CDS encoding pirin family protein translates to METLRKIRKIWKSEPTIEGAGVHLKRAFGYHEAPLLDPFLLFDDFHSNYPAHYLKGFPWHPHRGIETITYVLHGKVEHGDSMGNKGVIDSGDLQWMTAGSGIIHQEMPLGDDEGLMWGFQLWANLPASHKMMAPRYRGIVASEIPEVTMNGIKVKVIAGTAGGVQGPVRDVVVDPEYLDVTIPEGTSFTHPIKRGYTALAYVIDGEGYFDHERNAFGHEVVGNNYFDLDRQCECGPENLILFEDGDVVSVTTQGKPVRFLLISGKPIGEPVAWYGPIVMNTQEELEQAFEEYRNGTFVK
- the lon gene encoding endopeptidase La, with protein sequence MSEKDIEVVEAEINGKPSQPGSLVLASEVLPLGVPIIPIRPRPAFPNMLIPMALDDPNQIRAVKHAMESQAQAIGLVLVKDPEKPDGPDNLHAVGVVGKIVKMIHLGDDNAQFLLNTLERFRIVELHQSDGASYATVNYQYGTELSGNPELKAYSMAVVGALKELVQINPLYSEEIKMFLGRSSLEDPSKLADFAASLTSADGQELQQVLESFDVRKRLDMVLTLLKKELEVSRLQTKITKQIEEKISRQQREFFLREQLKAIKKELGLEKEGKTSEIEKFEQRLKELKLNDEAQRAVADELDKFRLLEPSSPEYHVTRNYLDWLTILPWGKYSKDSYNVEKARKVLDRDHHGLNDVKERITEFIAVGKMKGDISGSILCLVGPPGVGKTSIGKSIADALGRSFFRFSLGGMRDEAEIKGHRRTYIGAMPGKFLQAMKSAGTANPVLMLDEIDKIGASFQGDPASALLEVLDPEQNGSFRDHYLDVPFDLSNVLFIATANQLDTIPAPLLDRMEVIRLSGYVLEEKMEIARRYLIPKAMKNHGLKPGQVTIRKDALAAIVDGWAREAGVRTLENRIKKLMRKAAMEFASGRTEAIVVTKKDLHDYLGQPVFTTEEIFEGVPGVVTGLAWTSMGGATLPIEATAMASKGKGFRQTGQLGNVMIESSEIAYSFVMAHLKIYGAPADYFDKHFVHLHVPAGATPKDGPSAGVTMATALISMIKGKPVRKKLGMTGELTLTGRVLPIGGVKEKTIAARRAGLKVLIFPEANKKDFDELPDYLKEGLEVHFAKEYKDVAKVAFAKV
- a CDS encoding alpha/beta fold hydrolase, whose protein sequence is MNIATLPLLFCRLSETETLAYRTYGTGPTNVVLVHGLAARSETWSDLVSLFPASRYSVHLLDLLGSGESSKPKEGDYSIRGHAVRLIAFLRKEGFAQVVLAGHSLGGAVVLLTAIEAMLRDERDLLASMIIMAGPGYLQRLPLMADIFKNRYAAALFIALYAPDVWVKVGLKMAYYDHSLIDREHIARYAPCYRNKAAKRALVATCRSLVPVNQEEIASRYQDLRLPVLLLWGRHDEIVPLSQGSRLHAAIPGAKLRVIEECGHNPQEEKPVETYEIIDSFITEAEKENKS
- a CDS encoding OmpA family protein, yielding MKARWIARMIVGMTAAALLVTGCATNPDGSYEYKRTGLGALGGAVLGAGAGALIGGKSHRGRNAAIGGLTGAVVGGGVGNYMDRQAAALKKSMPQAEVVRDGDKVYVALPSGVLFDVGKDVLKQDAKDALGKAAPTLKDSQTTIVIEGHTDSTGSDAVNQPLSERRAGRVRDFLISQGVPASKMTAVGYGSTRPAVANDTEANRALNRRVQIELTPTEKLKAQEGSGSN